A single genomic interval of Osmerus eperlanus chromosome 14, fOsmEpe2.1, whole genome shotgun sequence harbors:
- the cntln gene encoding centlein — MKRQLVEELKSRMKLLQEREKSHTAELSHLEHKVKVLTEEASNRRALVDSLKRRLAVASREKSQQEAACLGLRQDLEKKSQRVEALQARVSASERSQSQLEQTATRQLEGLAQQSSLALDALQGRLTQQSSLALDALQGRLGLATKQLEQLTSFTKALASEVLVEVQEVRSELCRKRKRKRLEEVGDVGLKKSSVSRAQAVAASILNMTPTDLLHMLDTPPDTEEASTEDSRRDQEWLEQVMAILQQQIPAAGRLMEAVRVKMKERKVLTEELAALTAPVSEKA, encoded by the exons ATGAAGAGgcagctggtggaggagctgaagagCAGGATGAAgctgctgcaggagagagagaagagccaCACAGCAGAGCTGAGCCACCTGGAGCACAAG gtgaaGGTGCTAACAGAGGAGGCCTCTAACAGGAGGGCCCTGGTGGACTCCCTGAAGCGCAGGCTGGCTGTGGCCTCCAGAGAGAAGAGCCAGCAGGAGGCAGCCTGCCTCGGGCTGAGGCAGGACCTGGAGAAGAAG tcccagCGTGTGGAGGCCCTCCAGGCCCGCGTGAGCGCCAGTGAGCGTTCCCAGAGTCAGCTGGAGCAGACGGCCACCAGACAGCTGGAGGGTCTGGCCCAGCAGAGCTCCCTGGCCCTGGACGCTCTCCAGGGGAGACTGACCCAGCAGAGCTCCTTGGCCCTGGATGCTCTCCAGGGGAGACTGGGCCTGGCCACAAAGCAGCTGGAACAGCTTACCTCCTTCACCAAG GCCCTTGCGAGTGAAGTGCTGGTGGAGgtgcaggaagtgaggtcagagctgtgcaggaagaggaagaggaagcggCTGGAGGAGGTGGGCGACGTGGGGCTGAAGAAGAGCTCTGTGTCCAGAGCCCAGGCTGTGGCCGCCTCCATCCTCAACATGACGCCCACAGACCTGCTGCACATGCTGGACACAcccccg gACACAGAGGAGGCCAGTACTGAAGACAGCAGAAGAGACCAGGAGTGGCTGGAACAGGTCATGGCCATCCTCcaacagcag ATCCCGGCTGCAGGCCGGCTAATGGAGGCCGTGCGAGtgaagatgaaggagaggaaagtGCTGACAGAAGAGCTGGCGGCGCTCACAGCCCCAGTCAGCGAAAAAGCCTGA